One segment of Gordonia terrae DNA contains the following:
- a CDS encoding Na+/H+ antiporter subunit E gives MSAEERASERDRGSGDSPRRRSPVVSTKGPVLSLVINVWRVSLLFVFWHFVGALVWLRTHTRLPRWLGGDGREVAVRLWTIAWLTFVWVLLWGTLSWANVIGGVVLATLVLTVLPLPRVPVEGRIHPLSVLQLVFRLIVDFFVSSVQIGWMAIRPGRPPLGAVVRVRVAIKSDMVLTLAVDYLNLVPGTMVLEIDHRRRMLYVHVFDVRSEKKVRAFYDQVAYVERMFIKAFERDSEWHPSPFHGIDEDFHHVRSVDRSVDTASSTTDSADAPEPDHRPAETERGDS, from the coding sequence ATGAGCGCCGAGGAACGCGCGAGCGAACGCGACCGGGGATCGGGCGACTCGCCGAGGCGCCGCTCACCGGTGGTCTCGACCAAGGGGCCGGTCCTGTCCCTCGTCATCAACGTGTGGCGGGTGTCGCTGCTGTTCGTCTTCTGGCACTTCGTCGGCGCGCTGGTCTGGCTGCGGACGCACACCCGCCTGCCGAGGTGGCTGGGTGGCGACGGTCGTGAGGTCGCGGTCCGGTTGTGGACCATCGCGTGGTTGACCTTCGTCTGGGTTCTGTTGTGGGGCACGCTCTCCTGGGCCAATGTGATCGGTGGCGTGGTGCTGGCGACGCTGGTGCTGACGGTGTTGCCGTTGCCGCGGGTCCCGGTCGAGGGCCGCATCCATCCGCTGTCGGTGCTGCAGCTCGTGTTCCGCCTGATCGTCGACTTCTTCGTGTCGAGTGTGCAGATCGGGTGGATGGCCATCCGTCCGGGCCGCCCACCGCTCGGTGCGGTCGTCCGGGTGCGCGTCGCGATCAAGTCCGACATGGTGCTGACGCTGGCCGTCGACTACCTGAACCTGGTGCCGGGCACCATGGTCCTGGAGATCGACCACCGCCGCCGGATGCTCTACGTTCACGTCTTCGATGTCCGATCGGAGAAGAAGGTCCGCGCCTTCTACGATCAGGTCGCCTACGTCGAGCGCATGTTCATCAAGGCGTTCGAGCGCGACAGCGAATGGCACCCGAGTCCGTTCCACGGCATCGACGAGGACTTCCACCACGTCCGCTCGGTGGACCGCTCGGTCGACACGGCGTCCTCGACCACGGACTCCGCCGATGCGCCCGAGCCGGACCACCGACCAGCCGAGACGGAACGGGGGGACTCATGA
- a CDS encoding Na+/H+ antiporter subunit D, translating to MTPQESWIPVLITLPTLVPLGAAAISLLLGRSPKIQRFVSIVAITVAFVASCIMLYLTDRHGTFAVAIGGWGDKGKPNGPLGITLVVDQLAALMLVVSTIVLLCVIVYAIGQGIRDGTAQQPTSIFLPTYLILTAGVCNAFLAGDLFNLYVSFEILLTASYVLLTLGASAERVRAGASYVMVSMVSSLIFLAGIAFAYATTGTLNLAEMAVRLDDVPDGTRNALFAVLLVAFGIKAAVFPLSTWLPDSYPTAPAPVTAVFAGLLTKVGVYAIVRAHSLLFPGGSMDTVMLVAGLLTMLVGIFGAIAQADIKRLLSFTLVSHIGYMIFGIALSSDLGMSAAIYYVAHHILVQTTLFLVVGLIERQAGSASLRRLGGLIASPLLAVLFLVPALNLGGIPPFSGFIGKVALLEAGTQDGSVLAWILVAGSVVTSLLTLYVMARIWTKGFWRPRADAPEGELADKGPSALIDESADDAAFSDREDVGRMPVMMVLPTMAMVAAGLVLTLWAGPIFDFTDHAATDVVDRAVYVDAVLGEGGSR from the coding sequence ATGACCCCGCAAGAGTCGTGGATTCCGGTCCTGATCACCCTGCCCACCCTCGTGCCGCTGGGCGCCGCCGCCATCTCGCTGTTGCTCGGACGCAGTCCCAAGATCCAGCGATTCGTGTCGATCGTCGCCATCACGGTCGCTTTCGTGGCGTCGTGCATCATGCTCTACCTCACCGATCGCCACGGCACCTTCGCGGTCGCGATCGGCGGGTGGGGCGACAAGGGCAAACCCAATGGACCACTCGGCATCACGCTGGTCGTCGATCAGCTCGCGGCGCTCATGCTCGTCGTGTCGACGATCGTGCTGCTGTGCGTCATCGTCTACGCGATCGGTCAGGGTATCCGGGACGGCACGGCGCAGCAGCCGACGTCGATCTTCCTGCCGACCTATCTGATCCTGACCGCCGGCGTGTGCAACGCGTTCCTCGCCGGCGATCTGTTCAACCTGTACGTCTCGTTCGAGATCCTGCTGACCGCGAGTTACGTGCTACTCACCCTGGGTGCCAGTGCCGAGCGCGTCCGTGCGGGCGCCTCGTACGTGATGGTCTCGATGGTGTCGTCGCTGATCTTCCTGGCGGGCATCGCGTTCGCCTACGCCACCACCGGCACCCTGAACCTCGCCGAGATGGCCGTCCGCCTCGACGACGTCCCCGACGGGACCCGCAACGCGCTGTTCGCGGTGTTGCTCGTCGCGTTCGGCATCAAGGCCGCGGTGTTCCCGCTGTCGACCTGGCTGCCCGACTCCTACCCCACCGCTCCGGCACCGGTCACCGCCGTGTTCGCCGGTCTGCTCACCAAGGTCGGCGTCTACGCGATCGTGCGCGCGCACTCACTGCTGTTCCCCGGCGGCTCGATGGACACGGTGATGCTGGTCGCCGGACTGTTGACGATGCTCGTGGGCATCTTCGGCGCGATCGCCCAGGCCGACATCAAACGGCTGCTGTCCTTCACCCTCGTCAGCCACATCGGCTACATGATCTTCGGCATCGCGCTGTCCTCCGACCTCGGGATGTCGGCGGCGATCTACTACGTCGCCCACCACATCCTCGTGCAGACGACCCTCTTCCTGGTCGTCGGACTGATCGAACGGCAAGCCGGCTCGGCGTCGCTCCGCCGACTCGGCGGACTCATCGCCAGTCCACTGCTGGCCGTGCTGTTCCTGGTGCCCGCGCTGAACCTCGGCGGCATCCCGCCGTTCTCCGGCTTCATCGGCAAGGTCGCACTCCTCGAGGCCGGCACCCAGGACGGGTCCGTGCTGGCCTGGATTCTCGTCGCCGGCTCGGTGGTCACCAGCCTCCTCACGCTCTACGTCATGGCCCGCATCTGGACCAAGGGCTTCTGGCGGCCGCGCGCCGACGCCCCCGAAGGCGAGCTCGCCGACAAGGGCCCCTCCGCACTCATCGACGAGAGCGCCGACGACGCCGCCTTCTCCGACCGCGAGGACGTCGGCCGCATGCCCGTGATGATGGTGCTGCCGACGATGGCGATGGTGGCGGCGGGACTCGTCCTGACGCTGTGGGCGGGACCGATCTTCGACTTCACCGACCATGCGGCGACCGACGTCGTCGACCGTGCCGTCTACGTCGACGCGGTGCTGGGCGAAGGTGGTTCCCGATGA
- a CDS encoding Na(+)/H(+) antiporter subunit C, translating into MTTNLPLMLVVGAMAACGVYLLMERSLVRMLFGLLLVGNALNLMIIVVSGGMGNPPIMGRSSENRASDADPLAQGMVLTAIVIMMGVAAFVLALVYRLFVINRDDDDVEDDEEDVKILSGSLGTAPDRDRSDDPLTHSDTPTGDYFDDKGNPLTPEQAAARQAALYETDIMPTDSDVVDEIGGAEEEPDPETTEQSAAREAGPDVYGPGELGPDEVGQKAATAPPDGSGEDDADPAVIDQHEMPDRDVVGPDKKKHADEDGGDR; encoded by the coding sequence ATGACCACCAATCTCCCGCTGATGCTGGTCGTCGGCGCGATGGCGGCGTGCGGGGTGTACCTGCTGATGGAACGCAGCCTGGTCCGGATGCTGTTCGGACTCCTGCTCGTCGGCAACGCGCTCAACCTGATGATCATCGTCGTGTCCGGCGGCATGGGGAATCCGCCGATCATGGGCCGCTCGTCGGAGAACCGCGCGTCCGACGCCGATCCACTCGCCCAGGGCATGGTCCTGACGGCGATCGTCATCATGATGGGCGTCGCCGCCTTCGTGCTCGCACTGGTCTACCGGTTGTTCGTGATCAACCGCGACGACGACGACGTCGAGGACGACGAGGAGGACGTCAAGATCCTCAGCGGCTCACTGGGCACGGCGCCCGACCGCGACCGCAGCGACGATCCGCTGACCCACTCGGACACGCCCACCGGCGACTACTTCGACGACAAGGGCAATCCCCTGACCCCGGAGCAGGCCGCCGCCCGCCAGGCCGCGCTGTACGAGACCGACATCATGCCGACCGACTCCGACGTCGTCGACGAGATCGGCGGCGCGGAGGAAGAACCGGACCCCGAGACCACCGAGCAGAGCGCCGCCCGCGAGGCGGGGCCGGATGTGTACGGACCAGGCGAACTCGGTCCGGATGAGGTGGGACAAAAGGCTGCCACCGCACCTCCCGACGGGTCCGGCGAGGACGACGCCGACCCCGCCGTCATCGACCAGCACGAGATGCCGGACCGCGACGTGGTCGGGCCGGACAAGAAGAAGCATGCCGACGAGGACGGGGGTGACCGATGA
- a CDS encoding Na+/H+ antiporter subunit A produces the protein MITVLAALAVCALVAPAVIHWMGTRGFYVLALAPLGGLIWVIANWPPADAAAARVETVSWVPSLQMDIVTRFDTLTAILSVLILGVGALVLCYCAHYFDDARPRVAVFGGEMVAFAAAMFGLVISDNMLVLYVFWELTTVLSFMLVGFYGVRATARRSATQALLVTTFGGLAMLVGIIMLGERSGTYLLSEIISAPPTGVYVDIAVVLLLIGALTKSAIVPFHFWLPGAMAAPTPVSAYLHAAAMVKAGIYLIARLAPAFSVTISWQVAVVGLGLVTMVLGGWRSLRELDLKLILAFGTVSQLGFMAVLVGIGDANVAMAGIAMLVAHALFKASLFMVVGIIDHSTGTRDVRKLARLGHRLPGLAVTAAVAGASMAGIPITLGFVGKETAFASVWETGAFVSWQAHAVDIVLLVGSIITCAYTLRFLWGAFGRKVRNTPSPAVAKMHPPTWPFYFSPVALAAAGVAAGVFSPQLGGLFEPYAETLNGYGHELEHLALWHGFGLPVVFSIIVIVGGAALFLGVRRVRDRVFGFRPLVNADRIYDATLRGADTLSLLLTRNTQRGSLPVTQGVILCTAILLPTIVLFAGARDRLSIDYTATPVQWVIGGCIVAASLSAVLLRNRLAATLVVGITGYGCAMLFALYGAPDLALTQFLVETLTLVIFVLVLRKLPAEPEKRHATGFKPLRALIGLAFGAMLVLIGLFAASARSTEPLHVDLPEAAYDFGHGANAVNVLLVDIRAWDTLGEVSVLIAAATGVASMVFRNRRFGAAPRVADAARLQAGDNGDDDDHVPPDRTTWLLGSGLRDPRHRSMVLEATTRLLFPTMVVLSIYFFYAGHNAPGGGFAGGLTMGLALVLRYLAGGRYELGEALPIEPGRILGAGLAVSATTAIVSMFLGAPALSSAVFEVTVPVLGDIKFVTALFFDLGIYLIVVGLVLDVLRSLGARLDVETTIARTAARISDSDGGTSSSGAATGDTTGEAANAAGGQVSR, from the coding sequence TTGATCACTGTGTTGGCTGCGTTGGCAGTGTGCGCACTCGTCGCGCCCGCAGTCATCCACTGGATGGGCACCCGCGGTTTCTACGTCCTCGCGCTCGCGCCGCTCGGTGGTCTGATCTGGGTGATCGCCAACTGGCCGCCGGCCGACGCGGCCGCCGCCCGGGTCGAGACGGTCAGCTGGGTTCCATCGCTCCAGATGGACATCGTCACCCGATTCGACACCCTGACGGCGATCCTGTCGGTACTCATCCTCGGGGTCGGCGCGCTCGTGCTCTGCTACTGCGCCCACTACTTCGACGACGCCCGCCCCCGGGTCGCGGTGTTCGGCGGCGAGATGGTCGCCTTCGCCGCGGCCATGTTCGGCCTAGTCATCTCCGACAACATGCTCGTGCTCTACGTGTTCTGGGAGCTCACCACCGTGCTCTCGTTCATGCTCGTCGGCTTCTACGGGGTGCGCGCGACGGCTCGACGATCCGCCACGCAGGCCCTGCTGGTCACCACCTTCGGCGGTCTGGCGATGCTCGTCGGCATCATCATGCTCGGCGAGCGGTCGGGCACCTACCTGCTGTCCGAGATCATCTCGGCCCCGCCCACCGGCGTCTACGTCGACATCGCGGTCGTGCTCCTGCTCATCGGCGCCCTCACCAAGTCGGCCATCGTCCCGTTCCACTTCTGGCTGCCCGGCGCGATGGCCGCGCCCACCCCGGTCAGCGCCTACCTGCACGCGGCGGCGATGGTCAAGGCGGGCATCTACCTCATCGCCCGGTTGGCCCCCGCGTTCTCGGTGACGATCAGCTGGCAGGTCGCCGTGGTCGGACTCGGCCTGGTGACGATGGTGCTCGGCGGGTGGCGTTCGTTGCGTGAACTCGACCTCAAACTCATCCTGGCGTTCGGCACCGTGTCGCAACTCGGTTTCATGGCGGTGCTCGTCGGCATCGGCGACGCGAACGTCGCCATGGCCGGCATCGCCATGCTGGTCGCACACGCTCTGTTCAAGGCGTCGCTGTTCATGGTCGTCGGCATCATCGACCACTCGACGGGTACCCGCGATGTCCGCAAGCTCGCCCGCCTCGGTCATCGACTCCCGGGACTGGCCGTCACGGCCGCCGTGGCCGGGGCGAGTATGGCCGGCATCCCGATCACCCTCGGATTCGTCGGCAAGGAGACGGCCTTCGCGTCGGTGTGGGAGACCGGTGCATTCGTCTCCTGGCAGGCGCATGCCGTCGACATCGTCCTGCTGGTCGGCTCGATCATCACCTGCGCCTACACGCTCCGCTTCCTGTGGGGCGCGTTCGGCCGCAAGGTACGCAACACCCCGAGTCCGGCGGTCGCCAAGATGCACCCGCCGACGTGGCCGTTCTACTTCTCGCCGGTCGCCCTCGCCGCTGCCGGTGTGGCGGCAGGCGTGTTCAGTCCCCAGCTCGGCGGCCTCTTCGAACCGTATGCGGAGACCCTCAACGGTTACGGGCACGAACTCGAGCATCTCGCGCTGTGGCACGGGTTCGGCCTGCCCGTCGTCTTCTCGATCATCGTCATCGTCGGCGGAGCTGCGCTGTTCCTCGGCGTCCGGCGTGTTCGTGACCGGGTCTTCGGCTTCCGCCCGCTGGTGAACGCCGACCGCATCTACGACGCGACGCTGCGCGGCGCCGACACCTTGTCGCTGCTGCTGACCCGCAACACCCAGCGCGGTTCGCTGCCGGTCACACAGGGCGTCATCCTGTGCACCGCGATCCTGCTGCCGACGATCGTCCTGTTCGCCGGTGCTCGCGATCGGTTGAGCATCGACTACACCGCCACCCCGGTCCAATGGGTGATCGGCGGCTGCATCGTCGCCGCGTCGCTGTCCGCCGTCCTCCTCCGCAACCGCCTGGCGGCCACGCTCGTCGTCGGCATCACCGGTTACGGCTGCGCGATGCTCTTCGCGCTGTACGGCGCACCGGACCTCGCACTCACCCAGTTCCTGGTGGAGACACTGACCCTGGTCATCTTCGTGCTCGTGCTGCGCAAGCTGCCCGCCGAACCGGAGAAGCGTCACGCCACCGGGTTCAAGCCGCTGCGCGCCCTGATCGGGCTCGCCTTCGGCGCCATGCTGGTGCTCATCGGCCTGTTCGCGGCGTCGGCACGTTCGACCGAACCGCTTCACGTCGATCTCCCGGAGGCCGCCTACGACTTCGGCCACGGCGCCAACGCGGTCAACGTCCTGCTCGTCGACATCCGCGCCTGGGACACCCTCGGCGAGGTCTCGGTGCTCATCGCGGCCGCCACGGGCGTGGCATCGATGGTCTTCCGCAACCGCCGGTTCGGGGCCGCGCCGCGCGTGGCCGATGCCGCCCGGTTGCAGGCCGGCGACAACGGGGACGACGACGATCATGTCCCACCGGACCGCACCACGTGGCTGCTCGGTTCCGGGTTGCGCGACCCGCGCCACCGGTCGATGGTGCTGGAGGCCACGACCCGCCTGCTGTTCCCGACGATGGTGGTGCTGTCGATCTACTTCTTCTACGCCGGTCACAATGCGCCGGGCGGCGGTTTCGCGGGTGGCCTGACCATGGGTCTCGCGCTCGTGCTGCGCTACCTCGCGGGCGGACGCTACGAACTCGGGGAAGCCCTGCCGATCGAACCCGGCCGCATCCTGGGTGCCGGCCTCGCCGTCTCCGCGACGACTGCGATCGTCTCGATGTTCCTCGGTGCGCCCGCGCTGTCGTCGGCGGTCTTCGAGGTCACCGTGCCCGTCCTCGGCGACATCAAGTTCGTCACCGCTCTGTTCTTCGATCTCGGCATCTACCTGATCGTGGTCGGTCTCGTGCTCGACGTGCTGCGCAGTCTCGGCGCGCGGCTCGACGTGGAGACCACCATCGCCCGCACCGCGGCGCGGATCAGTGACTCCGACGGTGGCACCTCGAGCAGCGGCGCCGCCACCGGTGACACCACCGGCGAGGCAGCGAACGCGGCCGGCGGGCAGGTGAGCCGATGA
- a CDS encoding universal stress protein → MNTIAVGVDLSPESEAAARWAAASARIGDRLVLIHGFAAAGALQPLSEFELDFDVTATRRAAVDHLSAVASRLGAHHPGLRIDTVVEHDFAIPLLTRLSSQVDLMVVGHHRPGLIERLTTGSISSALSGRSHCTVVTVPYGNLATGGPVVAALDVDAPSDLALSTAFEYAGGTGNAVAVVCAIPDAAPPAQIESVYARADALLEPWRRRFPGCATTLQLVNGNPSRAVGEAVPQASLLVVTRPRAGSAFAAWAGSVARAAQHRTRCPIAIVDHSRTS, encoded by the coding sequence ATGAACACCATCGCCGTCGGGGTGGACCTGAGTCCCGAATCCGAGGCGGCCGCCCGCTGGGCGGCCGCCTCGGCCCGCATCGGGGACCGCTTGGTGTTGATCCACGGATTCGCGGCCGCCGGGGCGCTGCAACCTCTCAGCGAGTTCGAGCTCGACTTCGACGTGACCGCCACGCGGCGGGCAGCGGTCGACCACCTGTCCGCGGTGGCCAGCCGCCTCGGCGCACACCATCCCGGCCTGCGCATCGACACCGTCGTCGAGCACGACTTCGCGATCCCGCTCCTCACGCGCTTGTCGAGCCAGGTCGATCTGATGGTCGTGGGTCATCACCGGCCCGGACTGATCGAGCGTCTCACCACCGGAAGCATCAGCTCCGCGCTCTCGGGGCGCTCGCACTGCACCGTCGTGACCGTCCCGTACGGCAACCTCGCAACCGGCGGTCCGGTCGTCGCCGCGCTCGACGTCGACGCCCCTTCCGACCTCGCCCTGTCGACCGCGTTCGAGTACGCCGGTGGCACGGGCAACGCGGTGGCGGTGGTGTGTGCGATACCCGACGCGGCTCCCCCTGCCCAGATCGAGTCCGTGTACGCGCGGGCCGACGCGCTGCTCGAACCGTGGCGTCGGCGCTTCCCCGGTTGCGCCACGACGCTGCAACTGGTCAACGGCAACCCGTCCCGGGCCGTCGGGGAGGCGGTTCCGCAGGCGTCGTTGCTCGTCGTCACCCGACCACGCGCAGGGAGCGCCTTCGCCGCCTGGGCGGGATCGGTCGCACGCGCGGCGCAGCATCGCACGCGCTGCCCGATAGCGATCGTGGACCACAGCCGAACGTCGTGA
- a CDS encoding MDR family MFS transporter, producing MSAPASAVAPVEDVPMTHRQKIEALIGLLLGMFVAFLSSTVVSNALPTIITDLHGTQDQYTWVITATLLASTATTPIWGKFADLVSKKLLVQGALFLFTLGSVLAGLSTSVDMLIGFRVIQGLGLGGLQALVVIVVATMFSPRERGRYQGPMAAVMSVATVAGPLIGGVVVDTSWLGWRWTFYVCVPLAVLALVVIQRTLNVPVVRKKVSIDYLGAALIASGVSTLLIWVTLAGKNFDWASLTSYGLVALGVALLVAAVVVESKVSSPIIPLHIFRDRTTALATLASIGVGVALFGGAVFLGQYFQIARGYSPTAAGLLTLPMVIGSMLSATVSGNLITRYGRWKRFLVAGAAMMTIGFGLLATIDAHTDMVLVGAFLFVLGCGMGMTMQNLVLAVQNNVSPDNLGAATSTVTFFRSLGGAAGVSVLGAILSNHVTDLIAKGLGALGIGSGQTGGGAAGLANLNELPAPIAAIVRGAYGDGTARIFLVAAVMAALSFIAITLIKEVALKTMSSDEERRAEEAAIAASAPQAFAPAEGPQEDVTGSVADTRTGDPTRTR from the coding sequence ATGAGTGCACCCGCATCCGCGGTGGCGCCGGTCGAAGACGTGCCGATGACCCATCGCCAGAAGATCGAGGCCCTCATCGGCCTCCTGCTCGGCATGTTCGTCGCGTTCCTGTCCTCGACCGTGGTGTCCAACGCCCTGCCGACGATCATCACCGATCTGCACGGCACCCAGGACCAGTACACCTGGGTCATCACCGCGACACTGCTCGCGTCGACCGCGACCACGCCCATCTGGGGCAAGTTCGCCGACCTGGTCAGCAAGAAGCTGCTGGTGCAGGGCGCCCTGTTCCTGTTCACCCTGGGTTCGGTCCTCGCCGGACTCTCCACCTCGGTCGACATGCTGATCGGCTTCCGCGTCATCCAGGGTCTGGGCCTCGGCGGTCTGCAGGCGCTGGTCGTCATCGTCGTCGCGACGATGTTCAGCCCGCGCGAACGCGGCCGGTACCAGGGCCCGATGGCCGCGGTGATGTCGGTTGCGACCGTTGCCGGTCCGCTCATCGGCGGCGTCGTCGTCGACACCAGTTGGCTCGGCTGGCGCTGGACGTTCTACGTCTGCGTCCCGCTCGCCGTCCTCGCCCTCGTCGTCATCCAGCGCACGCTGAATGTTCCGGTCGTGCGCAAGAAGGTCAGCATCGACTACCTCGGCGCCGCGCTCATCGCCTCCGGTGTCAGCACCCTGCTGATCTGGGTCACGCTGGCCGGTAAGAACTTCGACTGGGCGTCGCTGACCTCGTACGGGCTCGTCGCGCTCGGTGTGGCGCTGCTCGTCGCCGCGGTCGTCGTCGAGTCGAAGGTGTCCAGCCCGATCATCCCGCTGCACATCTTCCGGGATCGCACCACCGCCCTGGCGACCCTCGCCAGCATCGGCGTCGGTGTCGCTCTCTTCGGCGGCGCGGTCTTCCTCGGCCAGTACTTCCAGATCGCCCGCGGGTACTCGCCCACCGCGGCCGGCCTGCTGACCCTCCCGATGGTCATCGGTTCGATGCTGTCGGCGACCGTCTCCGGCAACCTGATCACCCGGTACGGACGGTGGAAGCGATTCCTCGTCGCCGGTGCCGCGATGATGACGATCGGCTTCGGCCTGCTCGCGACGATCGACGCGCACACGGACATGGTCCTGGTCGGTGCATTCCTGTTCGTTCTCGGCTGCGGCATGGGCATGACGATGCAGAACCTGGTTCTCGCGGTGCAGAACAACGTCAGCCCGGACAACCTCGGCGCGGCGACCTCGACGGTCACCTTCTTCCGCTCACTCGGCGGCGCCGCAGGTGTGTCGGTGCTCGGTGCGATCCTGTCCAACCACGTCACCGATCTCATCGCCAAGGGTCTCGGGGCCCTGGGCATCGGGTCCGGACAGACCGGTGGCGGCGCGGCCGGCCTGGCCAATCTGAACGAGCTGCCGGCTCCGATCGCGGCCATCGTCCGCGGTGCGTACGGCGACGGAACGGCCCGGATCTTCCTGGTCGCGGCAGTCATGGCGGCGCTGAGCTTCATCGCCATCACGCTCATCAAGGAGGTCGCCCTCAAGACGATGAGCAGCGACGAGGAACGGCGCGCGGAGGAGGCAGCCATCGCCGCATCGGCGCCGCAGGCTTTCGCCCCCGCCGAGGGACCGCAGGAAGACGTCACCGGGTCCGTCGCCGACACGCGAACGGGCGACCCCACCCGCACGCGATGA